One segment of Lytechinus pictus isolate F3 Inbred chromosome 13, Lp3.0, whole genome shotgun sequence DNA contains the following:
- the LOC129275001 gene encoding protein IWS1 homolog: MIALGQKVPAKRPAQSVKPEVERVSSSPSPPPKKKKKKKKKEPEPGSLDDLLLQKLKGKKGLETLKELKKEKKTGRDAGKLKKKKKRKHRHRDESDSDSTQDTSSSESESSDGRTKYSKSSRNSKRKSSDKSSTRKRHSSESDDEGDYRGRKSEARNDKRKLSTRKRQISDSDDENDYRRKKAGSKNDKRKSSIKSSTRKREISDSDDENDYRGKKPGSRNDKRKSSDKSSTRKREILDSDDESDYRGKKAGSKNDKRKSSDKSSTRKREISDSDDESDYRGKKAGSKNDKRKSSNKSSTRKREISDSDDESDYRGKKVKESNRRNKEQTGRRSEGRREVRRDRMKDSSNSESEDESFRKKKKRDRITSDQKDQTLGNRSRQGRGMSSSDSDDSHEKKNIERRPGNREKVHDKKQRSRSSDSDEDDGRRRRDDRSTHRTDRDEIRLGRNDKKISQRRNDDRQNMHDKTGRSSDIDKDDERKSRKDDRSTHRTDRDDSRPGRNNRKIDRTEIEGREDYPKQNRKDDSRYRRGDEYEEDKKKVKGNSPLRVEDERKVSTRENHDGRNGDKAESYRKDRRNSDYDSGRTGRSAERKDDVRKEKGREDTRDKNDGRGGSGRKDDHGKGRSRNLELHNPYDKPTDLEERGKKMLGEFFKQIV; encoded by the exons ATGATAGCCCT AGGACAAAAGGTCCCAGCAAAGCGGCCAGCTCAATCTGTGAAGCCAGAAGTAGAGAGAGTCTCCTCAAGCCCAAGCCCtccaccaaagaagaaaaagaagaagaaaaag AAGGAGCCAGAGCCTGGTAGTTTAGATGATCTTCTACTTCAAAAActcaaaggaaagaaagg GTTAGAAACATTGAAAGAGctcaagaaggagaaaaagaccGGAAGGGATGCGGGAaagttgaagaagaagaagaaaaggaaacacAGACATCGTGATGAGAGTGATTCTGATTCTACACAAGACACTTCAAG CTCTGAATCAGAGTCCAGTGATGGTAGAACAAAATACAGCAAGTCGTCAAGAAATAGCAAGAGGAAATCGTCGGACAAGTCATCAACGAGAAAACGTCATAGTTCAGAGAGCGATGATGAAGGCGATTACAGAGGAAGGAAGTCAGAAGCaagaaatgacaaaagaaaatTGTCAACGAGAAAACGCCAAATATCGgatagtgatgatgaaaatgattacaGAAGAAAGAAAGCAGGATCTAAAAATGACAAGAGAAAATCGTCCATCAAATCATCGACGAGAAAACGTGAGATATCGGACagtgatgatgagaatgattaCAGAGGAAAGAAACCAGGATCTAGAAATGACAAGAGAAAATCATCCGACAAATCATCGACGAGAAAACGTGAGATATTGGACagtgatgatgaaagtgattACAGAGGAAAGAAAGCAGGATCTAAAAATGACAAGAGAAAATCATCCGACAAATCATCGACGAGAAAACGTGAGATATCGGACagtgatgatgaaagtgattACAGAGGAAAGAAAGCAGgatctaaaaatgacaaaagaaaatcatccAACAAATCATCGACGAGAAAACGTGAGATATCGGACagtgatgatgaaagtgattACAGAGGAAAGAAAGTGAAGGAAAGTAATAGAAGGAACAAAGAGCAGACAGGAAGAAGGTCAGAAGGCAGGAGAGAAGTAAGGAGAGACCGTATGAAAGATTCTTCCAACAGTGAAAGTGAAGATGAAAGTTttaggaaaaagaagaaaagagatagAATTACAAGTGATCAGAAGGATCAAACGTTAGGAAACAGAAGTAGACAAGGCAGAGGGATGTCCAGTAGTGATAGTGATGACAGTCATGAGAAGAAGAATATCGAAAGGAGACCAGGCAATAGGGAGAAGGTGCATGATAAGAAACAGAGGAGCCGATCTTCTGACAgcgatgaagatgatggaagaagaaggagagacGATAGGTCAACCCATCGGACAGACAGAGATGAAATCAGACTGGGAAGAAATGATAAGAAGATTTCGCAAAGGAGAAATGATGATAGGCAAAACATGCATGATAAGACGGGCCGATCTTCTGACATTGACAAAGATGATGAAAGAAAAAGTAGGAAAGACGATAGGTCAACACATCGGACGGACAGAGATGACAGCAGACCGGGaagaaataatagaaaaatagaCAGGACAGAAATAGAAGGGAGAGAAGATTATCCCAAACAAAATAGGAAGGATGACAGCAGGTATAGAAGGGGAGATGAATATgaagaagataaaaagaaagtcaAAGGTAATAGCCCTTTACGTGTCGAAGACGAGCGAAAGGTGTCTACCAGAGAAAATCATGATGGAAGAAATGGAGATAAGGCTGAAAGTTATAGGAAAGATAGAAGAAACAGTGATTATGATTCAGGAAGAACGGGCCGGTCTGCAGAGAGAAAAGATGATgtgagaaaggaaaaggggagggaAGATACAAGGGATAAGAACGACGGAAGGGGTGGATCTGGAAGAAAAGATGACCACGGAAAGGGTAGATCAAGAAATTTAGAACTGCACAATCCTTACGATAAACCTACCGATCTGGAGGAAAGAGGGAAGAAAATGCTCGGTGAATTTTTCAAGCAGATAGTATGA
- the LOC129275002 gene encoding ADP-ribosylation factor 2, with translation MGGVFTKLFSGLFGKKEMRILMVGLDAAGKTTILYKLKLGEIVTTIPTIGFNVETVEYKNISFTVWDVGGQDKIRPLWRHYFQNTQGLIFVVDSNDRERIEEAHQELTRMLNEDDLRDAVVLIFANKQDLPNAMQVAEVTDKLNLNRLRNNRSWYVQATCATSGDGLYEGLDWLSNQLKQKK, from the exons ATGGGTGGGGTTTTCACCAAATTGTTCAGTGGTTTATTCGGCAAGAAGGAGATGAGAATATTGATGGTGGGCTTGGACGCTGCTGGAAAGACCACAATCCTCTACAAACTCAAGCTTGGAGAAATCGTCACAACCATCCCCACGATAG GTTTCAACGTAGAGACTGTGGAGTACAAGAATATAAGCTTCACAGTGTGGGATGTGGGTGGTCAAGACAAGATCAGGCCACTGTGGAGGCATTACTTCCAGAACACACAAG GTCTGATATTTGTTGTAGACAGCAATGACAGAGAAAGGATAGAAGAAGCCCATCAAGAGCTCACTAGAATGTTGAATGAGGATGACTTGAGAGATGCAGTGGTACTTATCTTTGCAAACAAACAG GACTTGCCTAATGCTATGCAGGTTGCGGAGGTTACCGATAAGCTTAACCTTAATCGGCTTCGTAACAATCGTTCCTGGTACGTCCAGGCAACCTGTGCTACTTCTGGAGATGGACTTTACGAAGGATTAGACTGGCTCTCTAACCAACTTAAACAAAAGAAGTGA